Sequence from the Nasonia vitripennis strain AsymCx chromosome 5, Nvit_psr_1.1, whole genome shotgun sequence genome:
AGCTCTCGGTTGCGTAACACGAGAGCGAATTCGCGTGGTAAAGAGAGTTGAGCGAGGCCCGAGATAAATAATAACCTTGCCAGCCGATTTCTCGCCGATAACCGGTAATTGAAAAATCGGGTGTATACACTCGGCTTTATCAGCGGAATCGTCCTTGCCCGCGTCAGTGCCGCGGCCGCATTGAATCACCCGATTTATTTCTCAACCAAAGTGTGAGTAAAAAATTCTATACTCACACTCACCGGTGGTACGGACGTCTTAGGTTTGGCCCTCTGCGTGGGCGGCCTGCTGATGCCGTTTGTCTTGCTGCAGATTCCGCAGGCGTTGCACAAGTAAGTGGTGCCGTCCCTCCTCCACAGTGGAGTCGTATGAGCTCCGCAGTTGACGCACTCCCTGCCGATTTCCGCGCCGGGACCATCGAAGGTGTCCTCGGCACTGGTCAGAATCGGATTGGGCGTCCAGGGCGAGGTGGGCCCGTTGGTGACGTAAGAGCCACCGGAGAACATGATGCTGTTGGGATCGGTAGCAGCGGCCACGGCCGCGGCTGAGATCGGTACCGCTCCGTAGCCCTGCGCGTAGTCGAATCCTGGCGGAGGTGAAGGGCCCGTTGACTGGGCCCAGTACTGGTCGTTCGTCGGCTTGATGAACTGACAACCGCCGGGATAGCCGTTTATCTGTGACGGCGAGGACGGCTGCTCGTATTGGAAAGACGTGCGCATAAGCGACGAGGAAGTGAGGGTCGGGTCCGATTTTATGTACACGTTCGTCGCGTGGTCGATCTGGGCAGTtgtagaagaagaaaaatcgttGATTTGGGTTTACGTTATACAGGGGGACGATAGGTGACGGTATCGATTTCTATCTGTGCATGACTCACTCGGTGAATTCGAAACAGGTACCGCACTGATTTTTATGTGACAGCGATAACGCGCGTATAAAGTTACTCACCTCGCCGCCTCTCGCTTGACTAGATATAGGACAAAGAACGATCTCCGGGTGCTTGTGGTAGCCGTAACTCGTCGGTACTTGCTGGAACGCCTCGGTGGTGATGTACTGGGTGGTGTAAGGTACCGCTGGGGTCGGCGCTAGAGGAACCGTCTCCAGAGTGGTGTACGTGCTGGACTGCTTGAGGTTCTCCGCGGCGACGCTGACCTCGGCGCTGTACTTGATGCTGGCACCGTCGGTATAGGCGACCaggtgttgctgctgctgctgtcctgACCTGATGACGTCGAGCGGCGGAGAGTAGTTCTGACCTGGAGAGCTGAGCTGTTGGTTGCCGGGTGTCTGGGAGACCAGGGACTGGGCCTCGTAGGTCTCCGAAGCAACGGGTGAGGTCTGGTAACGCTGCTGGTGTTGCTGTGGGTCTTGTGGGACCTGGTCGTGGGGACTGTAACGTTGAGGGGGAACTGACTggcgttgttgttgctgctgctgctgctggtgctctTGGACGGCGATGACGTGAGCGTCTCGGGCTCGAAGCTGACTCTCGCTGTAGGCCACGTACGTCACGCCGTCGACCTCTACGCGATCCGGCGCTGGCGTCTCGTACCTGGTAAGGTAGATGACATTTTGTGTGGTGAGTCTGTCTATTGCTGCGCATTTATCATTACTAGAAAAGCAATTGAGTGGGACGGTATGCGAATTTTAGTATTAATTTTCCTGTCGGAGGTCGTTGGACGGCGGACATGAAATGGAATCAGTGTACGAGCGCTCTGAACTCCGAAACGTGTGAATTATTTTCCACATCAGGACTCAGAATGCACTAAAAAACCACATAAAAATCCAAACTCACCTAGTCCTCTCCTCAACGTTCAAAGTGATGGTCCCCTCGGTAGTCTCAGCCCCGTCGACCTGCATCTCTTGTCCATTACTCGTCGCGTAGATCAcgtgctgctgttgcttctGCTCGACGACTCTCTGCTGGTCATCGGGACTGTGTTCATGGGACATCTGTATGCGGTACTGCTGCTGATGTGGCTCCTCCGTGTACGGCGGCGGTGGCTCCTGGTTCTCCTGTTTTATGGAcctcgactgctgctgctgctgttggacaatgtgctgctgctgctgctgctgcaggtcaGTTTGTCCATTCTCGGGTGAATTCGGCGCGGATTCGACGCGAGTCTCGATTATACCAGTCGCGGTGATGGTTCGCACGTGCCGACGGCTGGTTATCACACTTCGCGGGCTTTCCACGGGCGATTGCTGCTGCGGCTCCTGATGGGGCGAGCCTTCCTCCTGCTGATGGTTCTCCCACTCGAGCTTCACGTCTTGCTTCTGTAGGTTTTCCTTCATCGTGTCCTGGAATTGGAAAAACTGGGACTTTACTTTTTTGGGGGCTCCGGATTGATGGATGAAAAGTTGAGTATCGCATTCAGATCCTAATCGCTGCGGTAATTGCTATATTTTTACATCGATCGATAACGATTTGTGCAATAAAGATCGAAGCCATTTTTCAGAAATACCCACAGCTACGTGTCTGCCGCGGACGTCAAGAGTCTAGAGAGAATCGAGGCAAGTAGGACAGGAACAAAGACTCGCACCGCACTTATGACATCAAAGGATCTCGGAAGGAGTCATCGCGTCGTTTTCCGGACGTTCGACgcaataacgcgcgcgcgtgtatagccAATTCGGCATTGGCCCCCGTCATTGTTGCGAAACTATTGTTCGCGAAAGACGAGCCTACTTTACGATTTCGTCTTCTATTtcctcgtcgtcatcgtcgtttGAAGGAAACCGATCGAAACTGGATATTTACCTTCTCGCCGCGATAAAGACTTATAAAATACACGGAGCGAATCGGTAGCCCTCGGCCGCGTCACGATCGCACATATTTACGAAAAGTCCTCTATATCTGCACTACATATCGCAGCGCGCCGTATACTTTCGCTGCGATGCGCGCGTTCAAGTCCTCTGTTTGAAGAGCGACGCGTCTCGCTCTTGCTGTCGCATTAGTCACTGTCCGATGTACAGCGGAGACTTTATGCTGCGCCGAGACGTCGTTTACCGATACGAAAGAATGTCGTATATGAAATTCGCGAGATTTTTAAACATCGACCCGCCAAATTCTAAGGACCTAACGTCGCCCATAATCGTCCCATTAAGAATAGCGATACGTGGTGAACGGCACGCGACACACGTTAAACGCATCGGCTCTCGCGTGACGGCAAAGCGAGCCGACACACCTCGTCCGTCTCGAGAAAAATGTGAGAGATCTATTTgctctcctcgcgcgcgagcgcgagcgctcgTCACTTCCGCTCGGCAATGTCAAGTTTCGActtccgccgccgccgttagAGAATCGCCTCTCTCGACTCTCTTTCTGTACAATGGAATTTCCTTCCCTTTGTTTTCCCTTTCTAATACGCGTACCTATAACACCTATGTACATTTTTCGGTCCTCGAGctgctcttcttcttttcgagAGGCTCTTGGATATGATATGTGTGTCTAGAATTTTGGGGCTTTGAGAGAATACACCGTTGAGATAAAGGCTTGAACTTGTGAGATTATAGTTTCGAATCACGATTCtcataatattattatcaacGTTGATAACATTATAGCCGCGATTGCCATACGATTAAGTATATTCTATATCGTAGATAATATGCATTTTATCGCGTGTTCGTATACACCTCTATGTTTATACGCTCGCACTCGCAGCTGATCCTTTCCGAATTCACGAtttatttacgaaaaaaagaACTCGACTCTCCAAtagtataaattttactcCGAAGTCTCTCTCTACCGTCGAAAAAAGGTCCAGAGGGACTCGCGCGCGTAAACAATACACCTACACATACAGACTCTTTATACACGCTTAGAAGAACAAAACGGCGATCCCGGTTTTTTTTCGAAAGTCGAATACTTTTTATGTTCAAATGTATATGAGCTCTAAACGTCTCGCGTCAATGGGACACACACGTGGAGCTTATTAATGCACCGCCGCCCGGGCCCTCGCGAGTATCACATTGTTCTCGCATTCCTTTTTttcggaggaagaagaagaagaagaagcagttCGTCAATGAAATTTCGGTGCTAGCGGTATACGCTTATGTAAAGCAGACAGACACACACTAATTTACACACTTTCGGGAGGAAGAATCGGATTGTCGCGGCATTTATGTGCGCCTCGGgagacttttttttaatattgtcGCGCATTATTGTGTGAAATGAAAATATAGCTGCACTTTAGCGATTttagaagagagaaaaattaccTCGATCGGTGTCAGCCTCATCGAACAGGCCTATGTCGACTCCTTTCTAGCGATATCAAACTATATCTCAACCGTCGCTTATATTATCACACAGATCGGCAAGGATCGTCTCTGCCGATTTTTCTCCGCACTCGATATACCGCAGCCAAAGTACAGAgacgaaatttaaaaaaaatcgtcagTCTCGCGCCATGAAGAAGCAGCAGAAGTACAGACAGTCGGCGGCGGAGCGTCGAAGTGCCGGCTTCGGAGCACGAATTCAAACTGAAGAAAAATAGCCGCCGCAAGGGGCAGATAAGAGGCTCGCCGCGTGGAGGTGGAAAAATGGCAGAGCCTATACCTGCGCCTCGGTATACACAGCGCGAGGCGCTGCAGctgagcggagagagagagagagagagagagagagagagagagagagagagagagagagagagagagagagagaaacgaggagagaaaaacaaaGTGTGTGTGATAGGAGAGAAGACaacaagaaagagagagagagagagagagagagagagagagagagagagagagagagagagagggagatgatgatgatggtgatGTGTCCGGCCTGGAACGTCCCCTCGATGCTTATTGGTCAGTCGGCGTTTTCCACTCGGTTTTGTTGCTGCCTGTATTATGCgacgaatgatttttttttccttcttttttagGAGAGGCGTCTAGACGCACCGATGCGGTTAATTGGGACGATTGAGCAAGAGGCGGAGGGTATCGGAGAGAGATGGATTTTTGTGAGTATAGTTTCAGAGACTGGTGCGGAGCTCGTTATAACTGCAGGTATATATGGCTTATATAGCAGCCAATAAAGAGTTATCTGCGTTAAATCAGTTTGCGGGGATTCTGCGGCTGGGATTAGTCTCGTTTTGCATTgtctgtatttttattttgcttataCAGCTGCTAATAAACTCTAGCGTATAATCGGGCAGCTATAATCTTCATTGTTGCAGACTATATTTTCAAGGCATGAGTGTCAAATCGAATGTCTGCAGTAACGCGAGGTCAGACTCGACGAGCGAATTTGCAGCTTAAGCGTTAACAAAAAGCACAAGGAAAAACTTTTACACGTCTTCACTGCTAAGTTAATAATATCCAGTCGCTCGAGGCAGCGTATTTTCCGCAAACACCAGCTTATACAAAAATCTTCAAACGTTATAACTTCAAACATGCGCTAAGCTCGTCGGCGATCGCAATCGCGTCAAAATCTCTCTTACTTCGACTTCGCACCACGCGTTTTTTCCAATTAACCCTTATCGCCGCTCGCAATCAAACCCgactatgaaaaaaaaaaaaaaaatacgtacaCGTACACGTCGCACACCTGCGAGCACTGAAAAATCCAAACAgcggaaaaagcgcgcgcggcgcgttcGAAAATAAAATCCTCGCCTTCTGCACTTCGATTTTCacctacacacacatacatacaccgCGACGAGGGGataagagagagatagaaagagaagaagcgtaaaatataaaatcgccGTGCGGCTCGTGATTGACACAAGCTGGGCGAGCGCGCGGGGCTGCGGGGGGAGAAGCGTTGTTTGCACGCGTTGATAAGATTTAAGCGCGCGccgggaagagagagagagagagagagagagagagagagagagagataagggAAGGCGAGCTATATATGTCATCCGGTGCCATCGTGTCGCAGCAATGTAATGCAGTCGCTGTACGCGGGGGACGCCATTTTGCCTCTCGCGCTCTAATAATGCGTGTAATGCGGCTGTAtgtgccgagagagagagagagagagagagagagagagagagagagagagagagagaagagcgtaTGTGTGCGAGGGGTTTATGAGTGCGCCGCGTTTGCTCTCTCGTGGCTTTTTTCGGAGGTGCAACGCACGCGGCTTATTTATAGGTGTTTATAAGTAGgtttgttttaatattttttttagatagagATTTTGAAGGATAGGATCGTTGCTCGATTGTTGATGGGAGGAAAAACGTTTTATGGAGCAAAGGGTGTACTAAATTTCATGAGGAAAAAATCGATCGCTTGCGAGTGGATTCTTGCAAAATCTCATGAAAAACCTTCAAAAGTCTTATGCAACAACAataagtttattaaaaatcaatccTATACACATTTTTCTACAATGTTGtacacaataaaaaatatcgccATACTATCAGTCTACAAAGGGTCGAGCGCCCCGTGCGCGCCAAAAACAGGGCTATGACTCACCCCTCGCAACGgacgcgcacacgcgcgcggctcaaTAATAGAGCGGTGTACGAGCCTCGTCCTCGCTCTAACGCGCAAACAGGAGCCTCCCCGCAGTTAGCGAAGTGTCGAATCCCGGAGCCGTAGGGCGTGAATCAGCTCACGCGCGTGCGTCATGACTCGATGTTTGCGCTACCGACGCCCCGCCGCAGGGGACTCCGTTTTACTTGTGCCGACTGGATATTCTATGGGGTATTGTGGTGTTGACCGGTCGCTGACGATTTATACTTGTTTGCGCCTTTTCACCGGCGTGAATGGCGTTAGAAAGTTTTTGGAGATAAGGTAGTTGCACGGAGCGCTTATGACTCGTTTGATAATTGCGCGCGCTGTTTGCGACGTTGACGGAAAATTAGTGGAGATCTctgtggtttttgattttttcgaTGGAAAATTAGGTAATTTGGATTTTTGCAGTTATATATGAGGAcgtgaaaattataaattcaaattttttatcgtttcAATAGAAAAATCAGGCCTGAGAAGCGccgaaaaaatgtattaaaattaactgcgttcatttttatttgactaaaattatattttcacgCGACGATTTTCcgataaaactataaaatttatttttcaagttaCAATCCGATACGTCAACAAACCCCTATACATGCCCCCAAAACTTCGTGCATACACCGCGTCTTAGCTCGCACTCATCTTCAGTGGCTCTCTTTTTTATCAGAGAAATGTATAAGAAAACCAACACGAAGCTCACCCACACAGCCAAAAAAAATTCTCACGTATCGTCTCGGCTCGTCTCAATCAATAAATCCGGTATCCactatctctctctcaggTGTTTGTAAAACGGCTCTTGTCTCTCCGTCGAGTTTCTATATCCCAAAATACATGCATATAGCGTACACACACGGGGGCACGATACTTTGGACGTCGTCGAAAAAAATCTACCTGATTCCTGTGCAGTCTACTTCTTCGAGTTATCTGTCGCGTCTCTACGGCTCTGTGAGAAAATCGTAATCGCGCCGGCTCGATAAGTTTGTGTACATATACGGGAGGACGTTTTTCCAGATCTATGTGTGCGCGTTGTATctgagaaaattgaaaaaaattgtaaattttattcaCGCGACGAAAGAACAGCCGCGCGAATGCGAAATTCGTGTTCGTCGTACGAGCTGTGTAATCTCTGCACAGTCTTGAGATAACTcatcttgttttatttttttattgtatgtataaatatagaaaatcgattttggcgGTGACAGAGACGTATTGGCGCGTTATCGATGAAGTATTTAGAATTCAAAGTACGTTTATGGCTCCGATGGATATCTCTAGTCTACATCTACGACATACTGACCGACAAACTCTAAAAAGCGCAAAACCTATTCACTACAACTTTCAGcctgaaaaatttcaaattaattcCAACCTCATACAGCTCTAGTATCTCCAGGGAATCAACACCGGCTACAATGTACGCGATCGATAACCTCCGATATCGGCACTAATCGCGATAACACCACAACGTCGACAACACGCTCTTCCTCACCCCATCGAACGCAGCCCAATCCCACCCTCGCATATCTCTcctcctaaaaataaaaaaataaaacgaaaagCCTCGAGAAAGCGGATCAGCGACCTGCGGAATATACAATCGAGCGAGATATGGGCACAGGTGTTtcgttcgcgcgcgacgacgacgcgccgATTCCgacgagctctctctctctctctctctctctctctctctctctctctctctctctctctctcgtgtataTGTGTCGGAGGGGCGCGACTCGCCGCCGAAGAATTACTCTTACTCCCGCTGTCAAAATAAACGGCACTATCGCGATTTATCTCGTTTCCCATGATAATAAGAGATAAAACTGCATCATTACATTAGCTATTATCAGCTAAAATGATAATTTCCAGTCGCTGGTACACCCGACCAGACCAGCCGCGAGCACCAGCAGTCAGCGCTTGCGGCGAGTCGTGGATGGGGCTGtgctaccgctgctgctgatttTTTTCCTTAAAGTATATTGTACAGATTAGCTATAGGTGTGATTCGTCGAGGGATAGGAATGTGCGGATTATTTTAGTGTCGGCCGAGTGCTCCTGGAAGTgttgttttatatatttttgcgACGGCTTACGTATATCGagtgccgagagagagagagagagagagagagagagagagagagagagagacgtgtgAACGATCAGCTTTTAATTGCTGGACTTTGAACTGAGGAAGTGTACACACACATCACGTGCCACGTACTCGACGATTTTATgtaattaaagaaattcagtCTCGACGGCTCTGTGAAGTGTTCAATCGCTGGAAATAAAAAGTGCTCTTCTTATATccgatattatttattttactggAAATTCAACCTGTTCTCTCTTCAAAATCTAGAGCATCGTTTCTTTGCATCGGAATATATTTTAGTGGAAGCATGAGTCACTATCGACGCGtatatttttctctatacAATAAACGGCTCGATcgcatattatatttttaataataaattcccAACTTAATCCTTAAACGATGAACAAAGAGCACCAAGTGCATTCATCATTCGcgcgtataataaaaatacgcgcgcgcgcgcggcagatCTTAAGCGCTTAACCTTCGAACAACTTTGAAATGTTATCCTTATTGTTTGCAGCGTACGTAAGTACACCAACGATCGCGTTCCGCTTAAAATAAAGCCGATTTTTCCGAATCTTGCACAAGAGTTGCTCTATCCACACGCTGAGACTCGTcgaaaaaaactaaaatgaaaaaatcataGACACACGAGTGCAGGAGGAAAATCGCGCAATAAAACGCGGGCGTTCCGCGAACGCTTGTTCGCGCCGCGGGGCGGCATTTTTCGAATAGCGCTCATTGGGTTGTCGCGACGGCGGCAATGGcgtctttttaaaaagttcctctctctcgagtGCCGTACTTGCGTCATCGCTTGAATCAGTAAATCCCGTGCGCCATCTTATCACCCACACACGTATGCCCCGATCGTCGCTCtctgtatatgtgtgtgtgtgtgtaatagaGATGTAGGCGCAGATAAGGTGAAGCAGaaatatttttcgatgctATCGTCGACGTGACGGACGCTGCGCCGATATCTTGAGATTATATCGATCGGCCGATCGATCGAAAACACGATCGGacgttttatataaatatgcgtGTGCTGGTATAGGTATAGGGTTATACGTATCGTTGCGTAATTACCGCGTGAGCCGGCGATGCGCCTCGCGCGGCTTTTTATATGAGGTTACAATGTAAAATTCCATGATTGAGCCGCCGCTGCGACAAGAGATCGGgaataaatattgatttatgTGCGCACCGCCGCCGCGAACGATATTTGCGTGACGATTTTATTTTCCTGTGTACCACTTATATTACGCGAGAATCGATGAAGAAAATTTTAACGGAATTTATTTAGCTTTACTAGACTTGGAAGCTTGACTCACACGAACGAAaagcgaaacaaaaaaaaatgtaacacATAGCTGAGTCATACCAGAGCACTTACTCCAGAAATCCAGCTCCGCTTCAAGTTCAGAGAGCATTTTTCTTAAAGCACACGTCAAACACGCGCATATTGCCTGTTTGCGCAAGAAGAGCTGCGCAAGTGTCGCGAGCATTGAAAAGTTTACGATGTAAGTCCCCCCACGTGCGTCTGTGTGCGCTGCGGCTGCGattcgagaaaaaagaattttattgTGCCCACAATAGAgggtttctctctttctcgaatcTATGCatcactcgcgcgcggcttagAGAGCGCTTATTGCGAAAATTTACAagcggatttttttttcaaagttactgCTCCGCAGGGCAATTCGCCTTATGGAGAActgagagcaagagagagcaAACAGATAATTCAGTTCGTCATCGTGTACGTGCCTGTTCGTGTCGTCGTACTCTCGGCCGAAAAAAAGTTTAAGGGAAGgtcgacgatttttttttctttataatcTCTGCAGAATATTTCGATGCCAGCGTGCAGAGTTTGCGGCGATGACTACCAGCATCGGAATGATTTACGCATCCGACTAATGGAGAAATTCATAAGAGACATGCGGGCCGAGAAGAAAATCTAATAGCTCGAAAGATTCTTACGCGGTTCGATCGGAACGAAGTCGAATCAACCGAAACTCGGCTACGCGCGTGTATTCGTTTCTCCTGAAAAGTCTGCGCGCTTATTTGCTTTAGAGAACTGCTTCCAAGCGAGCGATTATTGCACGTAAATACGAGTCCAAGGACattaatgaattatttaaagaatTATATACCGATTCCGTTCCGCATACGACGTTCGCATTCGATTTTCCTAGCGGTTgcagaaaaaagctctcgccgCGGCGGCGTCATATCGATCTCTTTCCCCCGAGCAAACGCTCGCCGTTATCGTCTAACGACTTAATTTTCATTATCTACTACGTATTGTAATCTGCACCTACGATTCcctaatcattaataaaacattttatcAAGCAGCCCGCAGGCATCAGTGTATCTCCCGACGCTCGGATCGCGAGAGCCGAAAAACGACCGTCGTCGGCGCATGTAGAGGATCGTGAATAGTTTTTCGCGCGACTTTGTGCAGTGTGAAACGTTTTTATCTCTATTCCAGTCGTGCGTGATTTATTCGAGAGGAAATCCCTCGGAGGAGGCAGAGTATAACGATGGAGAAATTTCGTTCGAACTGTATGTACGTAgctgtagagagagagagagagagagagagttgaaaTCGGTTGGGTCTTGTGTGCATTGGAGAGCGATTTGTTGTCtatgaattttatatgcaaagTATATACAATAAAACGATACGATGTGAACAAGCTTGCTCGATTTTTTCATTACCTTCTCTGAAAATTCATCGTTACGATCGTTCTCGATTTCTAATAAAGATCGGTATACACGAGGCGCGAGAACACACAGGTGGGACGAAATTTCACGCGGCGCGACTCTTTCTCCTCGTTTTCATTAatattcgcgcgctcgcgagtgtGTAGTGTTTGGACATTTAAACAAACAGCGCACGCAGCCTAATATGAGTTTTTTTCCGTCGTACATGCACGACAGAGCTTCGCGAcgggtatatgtatataagttTCGTCGTGGCTCGATTTTCGGCTCGCAACCGCCTGCACGAAAAGACACCTGTGTTTTTCACGAATGATTGTGACCCGGGCCTACTGCATATATATGCTCAGCTTCCAGCTTAAATATTCCGGCTGAATAACGCTTTGTTCGCCGTGTGCGTCGagagcgctctctctctctctctctttctctctatctctctctctctctctctctctctctctctctctctctctctctctctctcgctcgcttgtCTGTGTGTACTTTGGAAGTAGAAATTCGAGTAGCGCGATGTAGTCTCGTGGATTATTTCAGTATGCGAGAAATCGGTTAACCTAATAAAACGATAGGAGTACGTGAAATAGCGGCGAACACGTGGAGACGACGATATCGAATTTAGCGACAGCAAAA
This genomic interval carries:
- the LOC100124020 gene encoding putative mediator of RNA polymerase II transcription subunit 12 isoform X2 codes for the protein MRLTPIEFFQFQDTMKENLQKQDVKLEWENHQQEEGSPHQEPQQQSPVESPRSVITSRRHVRTITATGIIETRVESAPNSPENGQTDLQQQQQQHIVQQQQQQSRSIKQENQEPPPPYTEEPHQQQYRIQMSHEHSPDDQQRVVEQKQQQHVIYATSNGQEMQVDGAETTEGTITLNVEERTSNDKCAAIDRLTTQNVIYLTRYETPAPDRVEVDGVTYVAYSESQLRARDAHVIAVQEHQQQQQQQQRQSVPPQRYSPHDQVPQDPQQHQQRYQTSPVASETYEAQSLVSQTPGNQQLSSPGQNYSPPLDVIRSGQQQQQHLVAYTDGASIKYSAEVSVAAENLKQSSTYTTLETVPLAPTPAVPYTTQYITTEAFQQVPTSYGYHKHPEIVLCPISSQARGGEIDHATNVYIKSDPTLTSSSLMRTSFQYEQPSSPSQINGYPGGCQFIKPTNDQYWAQSTGPSPPPGFDYAQGYGAVPISAAAVAAATDPNSIMFSGGSYVTNGPTSPWTPNPILTSAEDTFDGPGAEIGRECVNCGAHTTPLWRRDGTTYLCNACGICSKTNGISRPPTQRAKPKTSVPPTGGRRLGVRCANCSTTTTTLWRRNNNGEPVCNACGLYFKLHGVNRPMSMKKDGIQTRKRKPKNHANVNNNHGVSNAIHKPEIKSSLLVESKVQLSMYENGGGDGGVEEQYITASEAQISLHQPLPSYSPLTLPSAAVLNRQTTLTVPPLEPATSRPNGDLISVITSTTAAHTAAERSS
- the LOC100124020 gene encoding putative mediator of RNA polymerase II transcription subunit 12 isoform X9, whose amino-acid sequence is MRLTPIEFFQFQDTMKENLQKQDVKLEWENHQQEEGSPHQEPQQQSPVESPRSVITSRRHVRTITATGIIETRVESAPNSPENGQTDLQQQQQQHIVQQQQQQSRSIKQENQEPPPPYTEEPHQQQYRIQMSHEHSPDDQQRVVEQKQQQHVIYATSNGQEMQVDGAETTEGTITLNVEERTSNDKCAAIDRLTTQNVIYLTRYETPAPDRVEVDGVTYVAYSESQLRARDAHVIAVQEHQQQQQQQQRQSVPPQRYSPHDQVPQDPQQHQQRYQTSPVASETYEAQSLVSQTPGNQQLSSPGQNYSPPLDVIRSGQQQQQHLVAYTDGASIKYSAEVSVAAENLKQSSTYTTLETVPLAPTPAVPYTTQYITTEAFQQVPTSYGYHKHPEIVLCPISSQARGGEIDHATNVYIKSDPTLTSSSLMRTSFQYEQPSSPSQINGYPGGCQFIKPTNDQYWAQSTGPSPPPGFDYAQGYGAVPISAAAVAAATDPNSIMFSGGSYVTNGPTSPWTPNPILTSAEDTFDGPGAEIGRECVNCGAHTTPLWRRDGTTYLCNACGICSKTNGISRPPTQRAKPKTSVPPTGGRRLGVRCANCSTTTTTLWRRNNNGEPVCNACGLYFKLHGVNRPMSMKKDGIQTRKRKPKNHANVNNNHGVSNAIHKPEIKSSLLGESMRATVRTSN
- the LOC100124020 gene encoding putative mediator of RNA polymerase II transcription subunit 12 isoform X6, whose protein sequence is MRLTPIEDTMKENLQKQDVKLEWENHQQEEGSPHQEPQQQSPVESPRSVITSRRHVRTITATGIIETRVESAPNSPENGQTDLQQQQQQHIVQQQQQQSRSIKQENQEPPPPYTEEPHQQQYRIQMSHEHSPDDQQRVVEQKQQQHVIYATSNGQEMQVDGAETTEGTITLNVEERTRYETPAPDRVEVDGVTYVAYSESQLRARDAHVIAVQEHQQQQQQQQRQSVPPQRYSPHDQVPQDPQQHQQRYQTSPVASETYEAQSLVSQTPGNQQLSSPGQNYSPPLDVIRSGQQQQQHLVAYTDGASIKYSAEVSVAAENLKQSSTYTTLETVPLAPTPAVPYTTQYITTEAFQQVPTSYGYHKHPEIVLCPISSQARGGEIDHATNVYIKSDPTLTSSSLMRTSFQYEQPSSPSQINGYPGGCQFIKPTNDQYWAQSTGPSPPPGFDYAQGYGAVPISAAAVAAATDPNSIMFSGGSYVTNGPTSPWTPNPILTSAEDTFDGPGAEIGRECVNCGAHTTPLWRRDGTTYLCNACGICSKTNGISRPPTQRAKPKTSVPPTGGRRLGVRCANCSTTTTTLWRRNNNGEPVCNACGLYFKLHGVNRPMSMKKDGIQTRKRKPKNHANVNNNHGVSNAIHKPEIKSSLLVESKVQLSMYENGGGDGGVEEQYITASEAQISLHQPLPSYSPLTLPSAAVLNRQTTLTVPPLEPATSRPNGDLISVITSTTAAHTAAERSS
- the LOC100124020 gene encoding putative mediator of RNA polymerase II transcription subunit 12 isoform X19; amino-acid sequence: MRLTPIEDTMKENLQKQDVKLEWENHQQEEGSPHQEPQQQSPVESPRSVITSRRHVRTITATGIIETRVESAPNSPENGQTDLQQQQQQHIVQQQQQQSRSIKQENQEPPPPYTEEPHQQQYRIQMSHEHSPDDQQRVVEQKQQQHVIYATSNGQEMQVDGAETTEGTITLNVEERTRYETPAPDRVEVDGVTYVAYSESQLRARDAHVIAVQEHQQQQQQQQRQSVPPQRYSPHDQVPQDPQQHQQRYQTSPVASETYEAQSLVSQTPGNQQLSSPGQNYSPPLDVIRSGQQQQQHLVAYTDGASIKYSAEVSVAAENLKQSSTYTTLETVPLAPTPAVPYTTQYITTEAFQQVPTSYGYHKHPEIVLCPISSQARGGEIDHATNVYIKSDPTLTSSSLMRTSFQYEQPSSPSQINGYPGGCQFIKPTNDQYWAQSTGPSPPPGFDYAQGYGAVPISAAAVAAATDPNSIMFSGGSYVTNGPTSPWTPNPILTSAEDTFDGPGAEIGRECVNCGAHTTPLWRRDGTTYLCNACGICSKTNGISRPPTQRAKPKTSVPPTGGRRLGVRCANCSTTTTTLWRRNNNGEPVCNACGLYFKLHGVNRPMSMKKDGIQTRKRKPKNHANVNNNHGVSNAIHKPEIKSSLLACHR